GACTAGGCGACTCCTTTCCTTCCCTTTGGTGGTGTCAATATGGGGAGTTGAAAAGGaacccagtccagccctgcctCTTGTTACCACTCCTACCAGCCTGTTGTGATGTAATCGTGCTTCTGCTTGTTGAACCGCCCCCTCAGCCTTCCACTTCCGGCCAGTCCTAACTTCAATTCCAGCCTTTGCCACCTTTGCATCTCTTGAGTCTCTATATTGCAACACTTCCCTGGCTCTCGTTACCTTGAACTCTTCTTCCAAGGACTTGAGTGGCAGTTGCAGTTTGTTGCGCTGCCCATAGAGTGCGATGCTACTTAGACTTTTTGGAAGCCCCAGCCATTTTCTGAGGTGGCTGCTGACCTTCCTCTCTAAGGTTTCCACAGTCGAGATTGGCACTTCATAGATGAGGAGTGGCCACAGGATCCTGGGAAGAATGCCATGCTGGTATAGCCAAGCTTTGAACTTCCCTGGCAATCCAGACCGATCCACTGACTTCAGCCATCCATCCAGCTCAGTGCACGTTGACTGGATGGATGCTGCGTCCCTCAAGGTGCTGTCAAACACCTTGCCTAAGCTCTTAACAGGCTTCTCTGTGATGGTCGGGATAGTTGTCCCTGCCACACTGAAACGGGACTTGTCATCTACCTTTCCTCTTTTAAGCACCATTGATCTAGACTTTGCTGGTTTAAAACGCATCCGTGCCCACTCCATTAGCTTTTCGAGACCCTTTAGAATCCATCGGCAGCCTGGTACTGACTCTGTGGTGACAGTGAGGTCATCCATAAATGCTCTTATCGGTGGCTGCCGTTGAGCTGACTTCGTCTTGGGCCCCCTGCACTCTGGTTCAGCAGACTTTATGAGCATGTTCATGGCCAGGGAGAACAGAATTACGGAGATGGTACAGCCTGTTATGATACCGATCTCAATCTTGTGCCAGCCTGATGTCACTGCCCCTGACGAGGTTCTcaatccttgatatactgaagaaacaacagaaagtcatacgtctgtaaagaaggttcaagttcaaagattctttggcaaaaaaaagttcaaagggtcatccttgaagaagtaataaaacatcagaaggaatctatttatatgtatagaaagttcaatttcatggaatctagggtcagactattgttttttttgcccaaaaatgtcttccttgacccactgatgaaacaacaggtagtcataaagtcttcgTGGAATgtttaagttcaaagactatttggccacaaagaggttcaataggtcatctctgaaccactgcatcagaaggaatctatttaaatgtataggaagttcaagttcatggaatctacggtcagaatttctttttttgtgtgtgtgtcaaaaaatgccttccttgacctactgatgatacaacatgtagtcctaaagtctgtatagaatgttcaagctcgaagactatttggccacaaataagttcaaaaggtcatccttgaaccactgcatcaaaagtaATATagttatatgtatagaaagttcaagtacatgggatcaaggttcagaatttttttttttttttttttgtcaaaaatctcatccttgatatactgaagaaacaacagaagtcaaacgtctgtaaagaaggttcaagttcaaagactctttggccaaaattAAGTTCAAagtgtcatccttgaagaagtaataaaacatcagaaggaatctatatgtatagaaagttcaagttcaaggaatctaggggcagaattttgggtggtggggggggggggggggtgtcaaaaaatgtcttccttgacctactgatgaaacaacaggtagtcataaagtatGTCATAAAataggaatctatttatatgtatagaaggttcaaggtCTTGGAATCTTgggtaagaatttttttttttttttttgtcaaaaaatgtcttcctcttTGAACTTGTCATTCCTTGACCTAcagatgaaacaacaggtacccataaagtctgtgtagaatgttcaatttcaaagactaattggccacaaataggttcataaggtcatccctgaaccactgcatcagaagcaatctatttatacgcatagaaagttcaagttcatgggatccaggggcagaaaaaaatgttcaaaaaaaatcatttttgaacttctgataaaacttCAGAAAACCTATACAtatgaatttaaatttaatttaaactctttgcccaaaaatatattcaaaaactcATACTTGAAGTAAAGATGAAACAGCCAATaaaaggaatctattagtatgcatAGAACATTCTACTTCAAAGtttgaagaaagaaaaatctgtattaaaaaatatgtgaACTTTCGATAAAACATCAGAATGTATCTTTCCggaaatttcaagttcaagggcagtttttttttcGTGAAAAAGTCAATTTGATCTTctggtttacatcagaaagTCTTTAAGTCtatatttacaaatacatttcaaacacttgttggccaaaaataaattcaacagATCTTCCTTGAATAACTGATGAAACATCAGTATGAATCTTTTAATATAGATTCATACTGATATTTCATCAGTTGAGAGATAGAAGAGATAGTGtatttgcatttgcatttgcattATAGATAATCGAGCTCATTGATTCCTTGAAGTTCAAGCAGGGTCTCAGGGACTCCTGCTTAGTACTGGAAATGGAATGGAAAACCTCCATTTATCATTTAACTAGATTAGTGCTAAAATCTAAACAATACTAAGTTTAAAAGCACTTATCTATTTAATGCAGCACGAGTTCTTTTACTGAAAACCCTCTAATCTCTTCAATGTAAAAAGagtcaatgcaatgcaaacgcaCTAAACTCGTCATTGCACAGAGAAttattatatgcaatgcaatcttcaatgcacgaatTCTATGCAATGCTCAGCGCTAATATATTCATTgcaccctgaattcttatatgcaatgcaaaagcgctaatatcttcaatgcccAACTCTCTAACAATGTAGTTATCTCTTTTAATGCACAGTAAGATCTTGTatgaaatgcaatgcaaaatcttcaatgcacgagttttttcgtatgcaatgcaaaagcacaaatcttttcattgcaccctgaattcttaaatgcaatacaatgcaaaagcgctaacatcttcaatgcgcaactaGTTCTTATAAGCAATGCAATggaaaagcactaatctttctgcacgagttctttatgcaatgcaatgcaataaaagcacaatttattcaatgcacaaatagtttttgtatgcatgcatgcaaaatcttcaatgcacgagtttttcgttatgcaatgcaatccaatgcaaaagcacatctttttaatgcaatttatGCAATGGAATGCAAAATCagttatttcttcaatgcgcaacaaaGAGTTCTtatttgcaatgcaatgcaaaagcgctaatatcttcaatgcacaacaagttttttgtatacaatgcaatgcaaaagcagtaatctcctcagtgcacgttttttcgtatgcaatgcaatgcaaaagcgctaatatcgtcaatgcatgacgagtttaatgcaatgcaaaataattaatctcccagtgcaatgcaaaagcgctatcttcaatgcacaacgatatattttatgcaatgcaatgcaaaagcactatcttttcaatgcacagcaagttttttggatacaatgcaatgcaaaagcactaatctcctcagtgcacaagttttttcgtatgcattgcaatgcaaaagcgctaatatctacaatgcatgacgagttcaatgcaatgcaaaatcattAATTTCCCCAGTGCAATGCAAatgcgctatcttcaatgcacaacgatttattttattttatgcaatgcaaatcactatcttttcaatgcacagcattttttttgtatagaattgcaatgcaaaagcactaatctcctcagtgcacaagttttttcttatgcaatgccatcgaaagcgctatcttcaatgcatgacgagttcaatgcaatgcaaaagcattaatcttcccagtgcaatgcaaaagcgctatcttcaatgcacaacgatttattttgtgcaatgcaatgcaaaagcactatcttttcaatgcacagcaaggttttgtatacaatgcaatgcaaaatcactaatctcctcagtgcacaagttttttcgtatgca
The nucleotide sequence above comes from Pseudorasbora parva isolate DD20220531a chromosome 16, ASM2467924v1, whole genome shotgun sequence. Encoded proteins:
- the LOC137043239 gene encoding uncharacterized protein produces the protein MVYQGLRTSSGAVTSGWHKIEIGIITGCTISVILFSLAMNMLIKSAEPECRGPKTKSAQRQPPIRAFMDDLTVTTESVPGCRWILKGLEKLMEWARMRFKPAKSRSMVLKRGKVDDKSRFSVAGTTIPTITEKPVKSLGKVFDSTLRDAASIQSTCTELDGWLKSVDRSGLPGKFKAWLYQHGILPRILWPLLIYEVPISTVETLERKVSSHLRKWLGLPKSLSSIALYGQRNKLQLPLKSLEEEFKVTRAREVLQYRDSRDAKVAKAGIEVRTGRKWKAEGAVQQAEARLHHNRLVGVVTRGRAGLGSFSTPHIDTTKGKERSRLVQEEVRAVVEEERTCRTVGMRQQGAWIRWENVIERKVTWAELWKAEPQRIKFLIQAVYDVLPSPSNLHIWGKVESPACPLCSRRGTLEHILSCCQKALGEGRYRWRHDQVLKAIAEAIAAGVEWAKRSCLSRSKKAIIFIRAGEQPRPAAKTSAGILATARDWQLLVDLEKQLKFPNHIATTTLRPDIVLLSESTKQVVLLELTVPWEDRLEEAFERKLTKYEGLVSECRQAGWRARCLPVEVGSRGFAARSLCRAFSLLGIDGGRRRKAIYNITEAAEKASRWLWLKRGDPWGQSS